A genomic stretch from Oncorhynchus tshawytscha isolate Ot180627B linkage group LG07, Otsh_v2.0, whole genome shotgun sequence includes:
- the LOC112255011 gene encoding ADP-ribosylation factor-related protein 1 isoform X1 — translation MYTLLSGLYKYVFQKDEYCILILGLDNAGKTTFLEQTKTKFSKNYKGMNLSKITTTVGLNIGTIDVGKARLMFWDLGGQEELQSLWDKYYAESHGVIYVIDSTDEERLSESKEAFEKMISSEVLEGVPLLVLANKQDVENCMSVPDIKTAFSDCAPKIGKRDCLVQPCTALTGQGVNEGIEWMVKCVIRNIHRTPRQKDIT, via the exons ATGTACACCTTATTATCTGGTCTGTACAAATACGTGTTCCAGAAGGACGAATACTGCATCTTGATCCTAGGACTGGACAATGCAGGAAAAACG ACCTTTCTGGAACAGACTAAGACCAAGTTCAGTAAGAACTACAAGGGAATGAATTTGTCCAAAATCACCACTACAGTCGGGCTTAACA TCGGCACAATTGATGTGGGCAAGGCTCGTCTAATGTTCTGGGACCTTGGTGGTCAAGAGGAGCTTCAGTCGCTGTGGGACAAA TACTATGCTGAGTCCCACGGAGTGATCTATGTGATAGACTCCACCGATGAGGAGCGCCTATCAGAATCAAAAGAGGCCTTTG AGAAAATGATCAGCAGTGAGGTTTTGGAAGGTGTGCCTCTCCTGGTGCTCGCCAACAAGCAGGATGTGGAG AACTGCATGTCTGTGCCAGACATCAAAACTGCTTTTAGCGACTGTGCTCCAAAGATTGGGAAAAGAGATTGCCTGGTGCAGCCTTGCACAGCACTAACAGG GCAGGGGGTTAACGAAGGCATTGAGTGGATGGTGAAGTGCGTCATCAGAAACATTCACCGGACACCGAGACAGAAGGACATCACATAG
- the LOC112255011 gene encoding ADP-ribosylation factor-related protein 1 isoform X2 encodes MNLSKITTTVGLNIGTIDVGKARLMFWDLGGQEELQSLWDKYYAESHGVIYVIDSTDEERLSESKEAFEKMISSEVLEGVPLLVLANKQDVENCMSVPDIKTAFSDCAPKIGKRDCLVQPCTALTGQGVNEGIEWMVKCVIRNIHRTPRQKDIT; translated from the exons ATGAATTTGTCCAAAATCACCACTACAGTCGGGCTTAACA TCGGCACAATTGATGTGGGCAAGGCTCGTCTAATGTTCTGGGACCTTGGTGGTCAAGAGGAGCTTCAGTCGCTGTGGGACAAA TACTATGCTGAGTCCCACGGAGTGATCTATGTGATAGACTCCACCGATGAGGAGCGCCTATCAGAATCAAAAGAGGCCTTTG AGAAAATGATCAGCAGTGAGGTTTTGGAAGGTGTGCCTCTCCTGGTGCTCGCCAACAAGCAGGATGTGGAG AACTGCATGTCTGTGCCAGACATCAAAACTGCTTTTAGCGACTGTGCTCCAAAGATTGGGAAAAGAGATTGCCTGGTGCAGCCTTGCACAGCACTAACAGG GCAGGGGGTTAACGAAGGCATTGAGTGGATGGTGAAGTGCGTCATCAGAAACATTCACCGGACACCGAGACAGAAGGACATCACATAG